A stretch of the Malus sylvestris chromosome 10, drMalSylv7.2, whole genome shotgun sequence genome encodes the following:
- the LOC126587782 gene encoding diphthamide biosynthesis protein 3-like, whose product MSYDDVEIEDMEWNEELQAYTYPCPCGDLFQITKDDLKLGEEIARCPSCSLYITVIYNIEDFLDKKSNKPLEPSKQQPITVA is encoded by the coding sequence ATGTCTTACGACGACGTAGAGATCGAAGACATGGAGTGGAACGAGGAGCTGCAGGCGTACACGTACCCGTGCCCGTGCGGGGACTTGTTTCAGATCACAAAGGACGACCTGAAATTGGGGGAAGAGATCGCTCGGTGCCCTAGCTGCTCTCTCTACATCACCGTCATTTACAACATCGAAGATTTCTTGGATAAGAAGAGCAACAAGCCCCTCGAGCCCTCCAAGCAGCAACCAATCACTGTCGCGTAA